A stretch of DNA from Gymnodinialimonas sp. 57CJ19:
CCGGTCCTGTGTGAAGTGGCCGACAACTACCGCGTCGATATGGTTGATTTCATGGAGAAACTACCCGGCGTGCAAGCGGTTCTGATCAGCCACATGCGGGGCCATACCTCGGACATGGACGCGATCTCGGCCGCCTGTGAAGCGGCGGGCGTGCCACTGATCGAAGATGCGGCCCATTCCCTGGGAACCGAGTGGCACGGCAAGAAGATCGGCACGATCGGCAAGGTTGGCTGCTTCAGCTTCCAGTCCTACAAATTGATTAACGCGGGCGAAGGCGGGATCATGATCACCGACGACGCAGATCTGGTGGCGCGCGCCGTGATCATGTCGGGCGCCTATGAGCATAATTGGGCGAAGCACGGCGATGACACTGCGCTGGTAGAGGCCTTTGGCCGCTGGCAGAACAAGCTGCCGCTCTACAACCTGCGGATGCAGAACCTGAGTGCAGCCGTGATCCGGCCCCAATTGCCCGAAGTGGCGCGTCGGGTACGCGACGGCCGCAAGAACCACGACTACGTAGCTGCGGCGCTGAACACCTCGGATTGGCTGAATGTGCCGGACCCCCTTGGCCCGGAAGAGCGCGCACCGGATTCAATCCAGTTCAACCTGCAAGGCTTTGACAGCGACGCCGAGGCCCGCGCCTTCGCGGACGCCGCCGCCGCAAGGGGCGTGAAGGTGCAGATCTTCGGCCTGAGCACGGACAACGCACGGGCCTTCTGGAACTGGCAATTTATCCC
This window harbors:
- a CDS encoding aminotransferase class I/II-fold pyridoxal phosphate-dependent enzyme, encoding MSTLSAPNVYDAEPIPEAARAEIDRLLQSGDLFRYTAPEDAPVALLEREFAAMMGTKYALAVSSCSAALFLSLEALDLGKDAKVMIPAFTFAAVPSSIVHAGLQPVLCEVADNYRVDMVDFMEKLPGVQAVLISHMRGHTSDMDAISAACEAAGVPLIEDAAHSLGTEWHGKKIGTIGKVGCFSFQSYKLINAGEGGIMITDDADLVARAVIMSGAYEHNWAKHGDDTALVEAFGRWQNKLPLYNLRMQNLSAAVIRPQLPEVARRVRDGRKNHDYVAAALNTSDWLNVPDPLGPEERAPDSIQFNLQGFDSDAEARAFADAAAARGVKVQIFGLSTDNARAFWNWQFIPGDLPELPQTRAMLMRACDARLPARLQKADLDHIIGALLSAAEDVKGTARAYGT